The Victivallis lenta genome segment CGCGCACAGCTTGAGCTTGGAACCAGATACTATAACCGTCAGGATTACGCTGCCGCCATCCCGCATTATCAGAAGGCCGCCGCCAGCGGATCAAAGCGGGCGCAGTTCTATCTGGCTAAATGCCGCTTTTTCGGACAGGGAGTCACCGGTAACAAAGCCGAAGCCCTGAAGGAGATTACCGTCTTGGCCGAGAAGGGACACGGCGAATCTCAATTCTTCCTGGCGGTCTGCTGTTATACTGGTGATGGTATGGAACCCAACCGTCCTGAGAGTTGGAAATGGTGCCGCCGCGCCGCTGAAAATAACGTCACCGGAGCCGTACTCAAAATGGTTGAATACTACGATGAGGTGGAGCCGGATAAAGAACAACTGGCATTCTGGGCCGGGAAAGCAGTCGAACATGCCGACAAGGGGGATGCAACGGCGCAATTCTGGGTCGGGCTCTGGTACTCCAAAGGCGGCGTGATTCAGAAAGAACCGGACGAAGCTAAATGCCGGGAGTACATCAGACGCGCCGCAGAACAGCAGCATCCCGATGCCGTTAAACTGATGAACGCATTTGAAAAATAATGCCTCTTCTGCACTTTGTGAAAAATTGAACTCAAATGACCACCTGTAATTTGCGGTTTGGCAGATCATATATTTTCAGGATCATATACTCATCATCCCGATAGCCGTATGCCTGGCGCAACATCGTACGTACCTTGTATGAAACAATACACTTCGGTGATATAGTCTTCCGTGAGCATGCTTGAATACCTTTCTAAGTTGGTTGCAGCTAACCTAACTTAATCGATATTTCGGCTATTAATAGCCCAAGCATGCTCTTTTTCGTTTTTTACCAATAAAACTTGCACACGGCGTTTATTATTTTCAATATATAGTCATTGACGGAGAAGTTTCTTTTGTCTTACTTTTCTCTTATGAAGGTGTGTTTCAGACCTTCTCCCGGTAAATTCTCCGGGGGAGTAAAGGTCTAGGCTTTTTGATTGGAGAGCATTTTTTGATGGAAACACACGTTGGAAAGCAGATTTTTGATTATCAATTTTTCTCTGTCATACATTCATTTTGTGATCTTTTATCAAAATAACATCTTGGTAATTAATGAATAAAACAAAATTTACCTACAAAGGACATATGTTCAAAAAATCAAAAGGTCGGTTACCATATTCACGCAATTCATAACAAAAGTCTTTGTCTCTTCTCCGTTTTGAGCCAGTTTTTTTGAAAAAAGTTGTACCAAATGCGTCAAGAGGGGGCTGGCACATGAGAAGAAGAGTTATTAAAAGATAAATAGCCAATCTTTTTGAAATTGGCTCAATTGTGAAGTGGGAATGTCAACTATTACAATTTTTAATTGTGCCAAGCTGGCACATGTAACACTATATATCGTAACCACATCAACGAATATCCTGAAGTGCGTATCAAATATTTTGTGCCGGATGAACGC includes the following:
- a CDS encoding tetratricopeptide repeat protein, which produces MLKIKWLTTTTCGLASAAVVLGCKACPLPASISQDMTVTTLAAYDPARPFSDLPAVADSGKKVAVDGLLFPVSSAAGNVGYMLLEALGNDNFRTICFVYAPNPQQLDKFAGKIVQAVGRSYRVEGWEMPVMRLETISVNETETDMKVSAAVETRAQLELGTRYYNRQDYAAAIPHYQKAAASGSKRAQFYLAKCRFFGQGVTGNKAEALKEITVLAEKGHGESQFFLAVCCYTGDGMEPNRPESWKWCRRAAENNVTGAVLKMVEYYDEVEPDKEQLAFWAGKAVEHADKGDATAQFWVGLWYSKGGVIQKEPDEAKCREYIRRAAEQQHPDAVKLMNAFEK